The following proteins are encoded in a genomic region of Chloracidobacterium sp.:
- a CDS encoding tetratricopeptide repeat protein, which translates to MNSKVTVVGIIALVIGLAGGFLLANNLNRSTINALRSQLDSRGGNANTSGGGNDLGVSDDEIRAKIAEADANPQDLVFQKNLGRGIYRLAAMKKDVTLIEEGKRLLERANTLDPKDVDVLVDLGNAEFDLAFFRKDPKIYLAARDAYQKALAVKPDDADVITDMALTYYLTEPPDLKQAADQFQKAIKINPKQERALQFLTSTFIRQSDFDSAKKVLDQLKAANPKNELIKELSSQIDNRTYSPIH; encoded by the coding sequence GTGAATTCAAAGGTTACAGTCGTCGGTATAATCGCGTTGGTCATTGGCCTTGCGGGCGGTTTTTTGCTTGCCAACAACCTGAACAGAAGCACCATCAACGCGCTACGCTCCCAACTCGACAGCCGCGGCGGCAATGCTAATACGTCGGGCGGCGGGAATGATCTTGGCGTTTCCGATGACGAGATACGCGCAAAGATCGCAGAGGCTGACGCCAATCCGCAGGATCTTGTTTTCCAGAAGAATCTCGGCCGAGGTATTTACCGCCTTGCAGCGATGAAAAAGGACGTTACCCTGATCGAGGAAGGCAAACGCTTACTCGAACGTGCAAATACGCTTGATCCAAAGGATGTTGATGTGCTTGTCGACCTTGGCAATGCCGAGTTCGACCTTGCGTTTTTTCGTAAGGACCCGAAGATCTATTTAGCCGCTCGCGATGCGTATCAGAAAGCACTTGCCGTCAAACCGGACGATGCCGACGTGATCACGGACATGGCTTTGACATACTATTTGACCGAACCTCCGGATCTCAAACAAGCGGCAGATCAATTTCAAAAAGCGATCAAGATCAACCCGAAGCAGGAAAGGGCTCTTCAGTTCTTGACATCCACATTCATACGGCAATCGGACTTCGATTCTGCAAAGAAGGTTCTTGACCAACTCAAGGCCGCAAACCCGAAGAACGAACTGATAAAAGAGCTTTCGTCGCAGATCGACAATCGTACTTACTCACCGATCCATTGA